GTGCTCGTCGCACTGCTCTGCAGGGCCAGCTGTCGCTGGTAGATCGAGTGCTCGTGGGTGATCCGCGAGATCACGAAGCTGACCACCGCGCAGACAAACAGGGGCTTGAGGATCAGCAGGTCCTTGGTCAGGGCAAAGACCAGGAAGACCGCCGTGATCGGTGTGCGGGAGCAGGCCGCGATGAAGGCCGCCATCCCCGCAAAGACGTAGGTGCTCGGGGCATGGCCCGAGAGGTGTTCGGCGATGCCCGCGGCGGTGAGCCCTAGGGCCCCGCCCAGGGTCAGCATCGGCGCAAACAGACCCCCCGGGGCACCGGTGGCGGCGGCCAGGCCCGTGGCAAAAAACAGCAGCGTGAAGATGCCCACGGCCTTGCTGAGTTCCACGTGGCCATCGACGATGGCGTGCTGCAGCGCCGCGTTGTTGCGGAAGTCAGACGGAAGGGCGGCATAGAGGCAGCCCAAGGCGATGCCCCCCAGCAGCATCCGCACCACGATCTTCCCGGAGAAGAAGCGTTGGCCCAGGGATTGCATCCGCACCACGTAGCGGGTGTAGAGCTCGGCGAGCAGGCCCACCACGATTCCCAAAACGACCAAATAGATCAGGTCCTTCGGCAGAAACTGAATATCCATTTGGTATTCGCTGCTGACCTGGAAGCCCCGCTGGCCCAGGCCGGCGCTTTGTTGGCCGAAGCCTGCCAGACCCATCACATCGGCCCAGAAGCTGCCGGCGAAGGCCGTGCCCAGCACCAGCAACAGCAGGATCGGACCGGATTTCCGCAGCAGCTCCTCAATCGCGTAGAAGAAGCCCCCCAGGGGGGCGTGGAAGACCGCCGCAATGCCCGCGCCGCCGCCGGCCGCCACGATCACCCGCAGCAGGGAGGGGGGCGCCTTGAACCAGCGGGCCATCTGCCAGCCCACGGAACTGCCCATCTGGACTGCTGGACCTTCCGGGCCGAGCGGGAAGCCACTGCCGATGG
This DNA window, taken from Synechococcus sp. LTW-R, encodes the following:
- a CDS encoding ClC family H(+)/Cl(-) exchange transporter, giving the protein MQTHGLKLELQSWRTSRNLERMVQQRWPAVVLTLIVTGLGAAAAGLLFKTGVGWLGSWRLGLLQTASPWLVLPLMGGIGGLLSAVLISTLAPTAAGSGIPQVMRFLSRQSLPMNLQVAIVKLLAGILAIGSGFPLGPEGPAVQMGSSVGWQMARWFKAPPSLLRVIVAAGGGAGIAAVFHAPLGGFFYAIEELLRKSGPILLLLVLGTAFAGSFWADVMGLAGFGQQSAGLGQRGFQVSSEYQMDIQFLPKDLIYLVVLGIVVGLLAELYTRYVVRMQSLGQRFFSGKIVVRMLLGGIALGCLYAALPSDFRNNAALQHAIVDGHVELSKAVGIFTLLFFATGLAAATGAPGGLFAPMLTLGGALGLTAAGIAEHLSGHAPSTYVFAGMAAFIAACSRTPITAVFLVFALTKDLLILKPLFVCAVVSFVISRITHEHSIYQRQLALQSSATSTQGEMKLPGTPLSPRDL